Proteins encoded together in one Acholeplasma hippikon window:
- a CDS encoding QueT transporter family protein has translation MNNKFTVKDLAVQAMIASIYTVLVLLLPWISFSASLQVRIAEALLILVFFNKKNAIGIIVGTFVANLNSPYGISDAIFGTVATTLVCVSFILLGKRNWLISLLIFPALFNGIIVAGIDAFMTSTWQNFVVFGFYVAFGELLVVTVLGIPLKLLFEKNQLLNELVK, from the coding sequence ATGAATAACAAATTTACTGTTAAAGATTTAGCAGTTCAGGCGATGATCGCAAGTATTTATACAGTACTTGTCTTACTTCTGCCATGGATATCTTTCAGTGCCAGCCTTCAAGTAAGAATCGCTGAAGCACTTCTAATTTTGGTGTTTTTCAATAAGAAGAACGCAATCGGGATTATTGTTGGAACATTCGTAGCCAACCTAAATAGTCCATATGGCATTAGTGATGCAATCTTTGGAACAGTTGCAACCACACTGGTATGTGTATCATTCATCCTTCTTGGCAAACGAAATTGGTTAATTAGTTTATTAATCTTCCCAGCCTTATTTAATGGGATAATCGTAGCTGGAATTGATGCATTCATGACTTCGACATGGCAAAACTTTGTTGTGTTTGGATTCTATGTTGCATTTGGTGAATTATTAGTTGTTACTGTACTTGGAATTCCACTCAAATTATTGTTTGAAAAAAATCAACTACTTAATGAATTAGTTAAATAA
- the mutY gene encoding A/G-specific adenine glycosylase: MEYLRLFEWYHENKRDLPFRKTKNPYDIWVSEVMLQQTQVESMLPYFDKFMKKYPTIHDLANAELEEVLHTVQGIGYYKRFRMLKQGAIYVDQNFNGELPNDYKELLKIPGVGAYTAGAIASIAFDLPHAATDGNVIRVLSRVYGFEDDFRLEKNRKKLNDFNTKLIEKAPNYNDYTQSVMELGAKVCRPLNPKCEVCPLKDICVANKEDKIEKYPYLSPLKKQKETLFYAFVVKYKDKFVLRKRTEELLNGFYEFIQVEADSLNGALNQMNELGYDIEVVEELKDVKHVFTHLIWHIKPVIVIASKIPDNVEIYSDFKGLPIATVHQKILKQL; this comes from the coding sequence ATGGAATATTTAAGATTATTTGAATGGTATCATGAAAATAAGAGGGATTTACCTTTTAGAAAAACAAAAAATCCCTATGATATTTGGGTAAGTGAAGTTATGCTACAGCAAACCCAAGTTGAGTCAATGTTACCTTATTTTGATAAATTTATGAAAAAGTATCCTACTATTCATGATTTGGCAAACGCAGAGTTAGAAGAAGTGCTTCATACAGTGCAAGGTATTGGATACTATAAAAGATTTAGAATGCTAAAACAAGGTGCTATTTATGTTGATCAAAACTTTAATGGTGAGTTACCAAATGATTATAAAGAACTATTAAAAATACCGGGAGTTGGTGCATATACAGCTGGTGCAATTGCGTCCATTGCATTTGACTTACCGCATGCAGCAACCGATGGTAATGTCATTCGTGTTTTATCAAGAGTTTATGGATTTGAAGATGATTTTAGATTAGAAAAAAATCGTAAGAAATTAAATGATTTTAATACGAAATTAATAGAAAAAGCACCAAATTATAATGATTACACACAAAGTGTCATGGAATTAGGAGCGAAGGTTTGTAGACCATTAAATCCTAAATGTGAAGTGTGTCCTTTAAAAGACATTTGTGTTGCTAATAAAGAGGATAAAATAGAAAAATATCCTTACTTAAGTCCATTAAAAAAACAAAAAGAAACATTATTCTATGCCTTTGTTGTTAAATACAAAGATAAATTTGTCTTACGAAAAAGAACAGAGGAATTATTAAATGGATTCTATGAATTTATTCAGGTTGAGGCAGATAGCTTAAATGGTGCTTTAAATCAAATGAATGAATTAGGATATGATATTGAAGTCGTTGAAGAACTGAAAGATGTAAAACATGTCTTTACACATTTAATTTGGCATATTAAACCAGTCATTGTTATTGCAAGTAAAATTCCAGATAATGTTGAAATATATAGTGATTTCAAAGGATTGCCAATTGCGACTGTACATCAAAAAATACTTAAACAATTATGA
- a CDS encoding nitroreductase family protein, whose translation MKEIILNRRSIRKYTDFKISDEEILDIIDLAQKAPSTQNLQPWRFFVIGTPEGKEKLKKSMTYNLTQLETSSHMILLALDPMRHEKAEIIFNRAVLEGIMPIEVKERQLKHIAEKHATLEEPGHTNRLFLDAGLVAMNFMLAAKIHGYDTNPIGGFDKKTIMDNLGIKENLIPALLISIGKADEEGFKSVRLSAKETTQFIK comes from the coding sequence ATGAAAGAGATTATTTTAAATCGTAGATCAATTAGAAAATATACAGATTTTAAGATTTCTGATGAAGAAATTTTAGATATTATTGATCTTGCTCAAAAAGCACCGTCAACACAAAACTTACAGCCTTGGAGGTTCTTTGTCATTGGAACACCTGAAGGTAAAGAAAAACTTAAAAAATCAATGACTTATAACTTAACACAATTAGAAACTTCTTCTCACATGATTTTATTAGCATTAGATCCTATGAGACATGAAAAAGCTGAAATTATCTTTAATCGTGCTGTTTTAGAAGGTATCATGCCAATTGAAGTTAAGGAACGTCAATTAAAACATATTGCTGAAAAACATGCTACACTAGAAGAGCCCGGCCATACAAACAGATTATTTTTAGATGCCGGATTAGTTGCAATGAACTTCATGTTAGCAGCCAAAATTCATGGATATGATACAAATCCAATTGGTGGTTTTGATAAAAAAACTATTATGGATAATCTAGGCATAAAAGAAAACTTAATTCCAGCATTGTTAATCTCTATAGGTAAAGCTGATGAAGAAGGCTTCAAATCAGTTAGATTATCAGCTAAAGAAACGACTCAATTCATTAAATAA
- a CDS encoding ABC transporter ATP-binding protein/permease, translated as MIKVSHLDKTFNKRKKNKIHVLNDISLEFPEKGLMVLLGASGSGKTTLLNVIGGLDRVDNGEIQFYDKHIERYKSGLWDSLRREDIGFIFQNYYLKNDLSVFENVAFVLRLIGIHDEKAIEDRVNYILTQVGMYKYRKKLASQLSGGQQQRVAIARALVKNPKVIIADEPTGNLDSNNTVEIMNIIKNISMNKLVVLVTHEQDLAEFYGDRIIEVKDGKVIKDYQNESQTDHNFVNDNAIYLKDLSKISDLKDKNLEAAFYSDNDEIEPAKVKLIIKNKTLYIDVDTSIQKVKLNDSTLNLQIKDEHFKKKTREEMLETTFDVERLKHDDLHKINKLNVSFKTSLWMAFKKFLRYGRKGKLMLFLFAISGLFIAYSVMNNYTILTETVDNRLTLSKNIVAVDTSMTSPAERNKLIDDIISIEGTEVYFAKLSGNYLSIEVPGKQFSISPDSIEHIAITDAKILYGREPLNKSEVVISYGMYKRTSVGLGEADFTSIGIWDVRQMLGQKITVGNQIKVTIVGIVNENKKTIYTYNHEGLYELTAGNVVNTTWTIKEAYNQLFMGLGNTVYFSSHNPKQAANQLTSEGYDAVRFIDSLEQQLSIDKQRSFLQSISISIVFVALALVVFYFVMRSSMISRIYEIAVNRALGVKKFEIILSFVAEILLIVTVSTFIGFLAMSYILHSVSNTSLASFVVFRVDLVSLFIGTLVVYGLNLIVGVLPLLTLLRKTPSQIISTYDM; from the coding sequence ATGATTAAAGTAAGTCATTTAGATAAAACATTTAACAAACGTAAAAAGAATAAAATCCATGTACTTAATGATATCTCCTTAGAATTTCCTGAGAAGGGCTTAATGGTCTTATTAGGTGCATCAGGTAGTGGGAAGACAACATTACTGAATGTTATTGGCGGGCTTGATAGAGTTGATAATGGAGAAATTCAGTTTTATGATAAGCACATTGAAAGATATAAATCAGGGTTATGGGATAGTTTAAGAAGAGAAGACATCGGCTTTATTTTCCAAAACTATTATTTAAAAAATGACTTGAGTGTATTCGAAAACGTAGCATTTGTTTTAAGATTAATTGGAATTCATGATGAAAAAGCAATTGAAGATAGAGTAAATTATATCTTAACGCAAGTTGGTATGTACAAATATCGTAAAAAATTAGCCAGTCAGCTTTCAGGGGGACAACAACAAAGAGTTGCTATTGCTCGTGCATTAGTTAAAAACCCAAAAGTTATTATTGCAGATGAACCTACAGGAAACCTAGACAGCAATAACACAGTTGAAATTATGAACATCATTAAAAATATTTCAATGAATAAATTAGTTGTCTTAGTTACGCATGAACAAGATTTAGCAGAGTTCTATGGTGATCGAATTATTGAAGTTAAAGATGGAAAAGTAATAAAAGATTATCAAAATGAAAGTCAAACTGATCATAATTTTGTGAATGATAATGCAATTTACTTAAAGGATCTATCAAAAATTTCAGATTTAAAAGACAAAAATTTAGAAGCAGCATTTTATTCGGATAATGATGAAATTGAACCTGCAAAAGTCAAATTAATCATAAAAAATAAAACACTTTATATCGATGTTGATACATCAATACAAAAAGTGAAGCTAAATGATAGTACGTTAAATCTTCAAATTAAAGATGAGCATTTCAAGAAAAAGACACGTGAAGAAATGCTTGAAACAACTTTTGATGTTGAAAGATTAAAGCATGATGATTTACATAAGATAAATAAATTAAATGTGTCATTCAAAACAAGTTTATGGATGGCATTTAAGAAATTTTTAAGATATGGTAGAAAAGGTAAATTAATGTTATTCTTATTTGCTATATCAGGTTTATTTATAGCCTATAGTGTAATGAATAACTATACAATTCTTACTGAAACGGTAGATAATAGACTAACCTTATCTAAAAATATAGTTGCTGTTGATACATCAATGACTTCACCAGCGGAACGAAATAAATTAATTGATGATATTATTTCGATAGAAGGAACAGAAGTTTATTTTGCTAAATTAAGTGGAAATTATCTGTCAATTGAGGTTCCTGGTAAACAATTTAGTATAAGTCCTGATTCTATTGAACATATCGCTATAACTGATGCCAAAATTTTATATGGTAGAGAACCTTTAAATAAATCAGAAGTCGTCATCAGTTATGGAATGTACAAAAGAACATCTGTAGGTTTAGGAGAAGCAGATTTTACAAGCATTGGTATTTGGGATGTTAGACAAATGCTTGGTCAAAAAATTACAGTTGGCAATCAAATTAAAGTTACCATTGTAGGTATTGTCAATGAAAATAAAAAGACAATTTATACTTACAATCATGAGGGATTATATGAGTTAACAGCCGGTAATGTTGTTAATACTACTTGGACAATTAAAGAAGCATATAATCAACTATTTATGGGGCTTGGAAATACAGTATACTTTAGCAGTCATAATCCTAAACAAGCAGCAAACCAATTAACTTCAGAAGGTTATGATGCTGTTAGATTTATTGATTCACTTGAACAGCAATTAAGTATTGATAAACAGCGATCTTTCTTACAAAGTATTTCTATTTCAATTGTTTTTGTCGCATTAGCACTTGTTGTATTCTATTTTGTGATGCGTTCATCAATGATTTCAAGAATATATGAAATAGCAGTTAATCGTGCATTAGGTGTTAAGAAATTTGAAATTATACTTTCATTTGTTGCTGAAATACTATTGATTGTTACAGTTAGTACCTTTATTGGATTCTTGGCAATGTCATATATTTTACATAGTGTGTCAAATACTTCATTAGCAAGTTTTGTTGTTTTTAGAGTAGATCTTGTATCACTTTTCATTGGTACGCTTGTGGTCTACGGATTAAATCTAATTGTTGGTGTATTACCTTTATTAACCTTACTAAGAAAAACACCATCACAAATTATTTCAACATACGATATGTAA
- a CDS encoding ABC transporter ATP-binding protein/permease → MALIKLENVSKYYKSGEGVSVGMQKVSLSFDAGEFVAIIGESGSGKSTLLNVISGLDTYEDGEVYLNDEETSHYTIKDWESYRAKYIGFIFQSYNIIDSYTVFQNVMLALEVQNYPKHLRKKRALELIDKVGLTSHKHHKAAKLSGGQKQRAVIARALAKDCPIIACDEPTGNLDSESSKQIIELLHEISKDKLIIIVTHNFDEVKQYATRKIKIHDGEVVEDKVLKRDVEIVKVEEPKTSKMTVGSVARFAIRNIFSIPRRFLLFLFLQLAIMVLFTNIFASFMRTANSFNPFDLFIGGDSINSVYKDHFSDNRFLILRQDNQPLSEADYEAISSVSGDFALYKDAFELDFASNYTFIFGGSYYGNAFFDSVYTIKDNPSLLIDGTLNLAANEIVVSNAFTEAVVGQNLEVSSFEYSTHNTVLTNITSDLLNYDAKLYDSYVELEINTDLKFYYSFASKDFPISLSSFDINYQDVTSIIVREYGRHEGKTYKVVGIYNDNFSEKIYFSEAALAVENIGSGFMLVAKNKSDATRIFNRIDKSVYRVIYPELELGELASITEPIKLVVKVFFYALAFAIGIFLYFLLATVTKNIMHSRMKDFAIYRSIGANQQKLALLVIFEQLFLMLIAFTLSMLILFYITRVDYSIYLTFSYLSRMDYVVLFALFAILTFRLASKFNNKTFKISVIENISESKEMGL, encoded by the coding sequence ATGGCATTGATCAAACTAGAAAATGTATCAAAGTATTATAAATCTGGTGAAGGCGTATCAGTTGGTATGCAAAAAGTTTCACTTTCATTTGATGCAGGCGAATTTGTCGCAATAATAGGGGAATCTGGAAGTGGTAAATCCACATTACTTAACGTAATTTCAGGTTTAGATACTTATGAAGATGGTGAAGTATATTTAAATGATGAAGAAACTTCACATTATACGATTAAAGATTGGGAATCATATCGTGCAAAATACATTGGATTTATTTTCCAAAGTTATAACATTATTGATTCATATACAGTATTTCAAAATGTAATGTTAGCTTTAGAGGTCCAAAATTATCCAAAACATTTAAGAAAAAAACGTGCTTTAGAACTCATTGATAAAGTTGGACTTACTTCACACAAACATCATAAAGCTGCTAAGTTATCTGGAGGGCAAAAACAAAGAGCAGTAATTGCCCGTGCACTTGCTAAAGATTGTCCAATTATTGCCTGTGATGAACCTACAGGTAACTTGGATAGTGAATCTAGTAAACAAATTATCGAATTGTTACATGAGATTTCAAAAGATAAATTAATCATTATTGTGACACATAATTTTGATGAAGTGAAACAATATGCAACTAGAAAAATTAAAATTCATGATGGTGAAGTTGTTGAAGATAAAGTACTTAAACGTGATGTTGAAATCGTTAAAGTAGAAGAACCGAAAACTTCAAAAATGACAGTTGGAAGTGTTGCAAGATTTGCTATTCGTAATATTTTTTCAATTCCAAGAAGATTTTTATTATTCTTATTTTTACAACTAGCGATTATGGTTCTTTTCACCAATATATTTGCAAGTTTCATGCGAACTGCAAATTCATTTAATCCATTTGACTTATTTATTGGTGGAGATAGTATCAATAGCGTTTATAAAGATCATTTCTCTGATAATCGTTTTTTAATCTTGAGACAAGATAATCAACCACTCTCAGAAGCAGACTATGAAGCAATAAGTAGTGTTAGCGGTGATTTTGCCTTATATAAAGATGCTTTCGAACTAGATTTTGCTTCAAATTACACATTCATTTTTGGTGGAAGTTACTATGGTAATGCATTTTTTGATAGTGTATATACCATTAAAGATAATCCAAGTCTATTAATTGATGGAACCTTAAATTTAGCTGCAAATGAAATTGTTGTATCAAATGCTTTTACTGAAGCAGTAGTTGGCCAAAATCTTGAAGTAAGTAGCTTTGAATATTCAACACATAATACTGTATTAACGAATATTACTTCTGATTTACTGAATTATGATGCTAAGTTGTATGATTCATATGTAGAACTAGAAATTAATACAGATTTAAAATTTTATTATTCATTTGCTTCTAAAGATTTTCCAATTAGTTTAAGTTCATTTGATATCAATTATCAAGATGTTACTTCAATTATTGTGAGAGAATATGGCAGACATGAAGGGAAAACTTATAAAGTTGTTGGCATATATAATGATAACTTTAGCGAAAAAATATATTTTTCCGAAGCTGCTTTAGCAGTAGAAAATATAGGTAGTGGCTTCATGTTAGTTGCTAAAAATAAGAGTGATGCCACAAGAATTTTTAACAGAATTGATAAATCAGTCTATCGTGTCATTTATCCAGAATTAGAATTAGGAGAATTAGCTAGTATAACAGAACCAATTAAGTTGGTTGTTAAAGTATTCTTCTATGCATTAGCGTTTGCTATTGGCATATTCTTATATTTCTTATTAGCAACCGTTACAAAGAATATCATGCATTCAAGAATGAAAGACTTTGCAATCTATCGATCAATTGGTGCTAACCAACAAAAATTAGCATTATTAGTCATTTTTGAACAGCTATTTTTAATGTTAATAGCCTTTACGCTCTCAATGCTTATCCTGTTCTACATTACAAGAGTGGATTATTCAATATATTTAACATTTAGTTATTTAAGCAGAATGGACTATGTTGTCTTATTCGCATTATTTGCAATCTTAACATTCAGATTAGCTTCTAAGTTCAATAATAAAACATTTAAGATTTCAGTTATTGAAAATATCAGTGAAAGTAAGGAGATGGGATTATGA
- a CDS encoding HAD family hydrolase yields the protein MDLNKYLNGVLKMINTILFDLDGTILDTLMDLTNAVNHTLRKFGYKERTAKQVRSFLGNGAKQLILKSLDGDESQLDEVLSYYMPYYEANSECLTKPYEGIEELLKKLKHNYKLGVVSNKHQKAVEKIIEKYFPNIFDVVIGEQQGVPKKPAPDMLFNALKGLNANIENTIFIGDSEVDIQTGKNAGMDVIAVAWGFRDKDELIDHEPNYLIDEVNDILLLLEGIDK from the coding sequence ATGGATTTGAATAAATATTTGAACGGAGTTTTAAAAATGATTAATACGATTTTATTTGATTTAGACGGAACGATTTTAGATACCTTAATGGATTTAACAAATGCCGTTAATCATACTTTGAGAAAATTTGGATATAAAGAACGTACTGCGAAACAAGTTAGATCTTTTCTTGGCAATGGAGCAAAGCAATTAATTTTAAAGTCATTAGATGGTGATGAATCACAATTGGATGAAGTTTTATCATACTACATGCCATATTATGAGGCTAACAGTGAATGTTTGACAAAACCATATGAAGGAATTGAAGAGTTATTAAAAAAACTTAAACACAACTATAAATTAGGGGTTGTTAGTAATAAACATCAAAAAGCAGTTGAAAAAATAATTGAAAAATATTTTCCCAATATATTTGATGTTGTTATAGGTGAACAACAAGGCGTACCTAAAAAACCAGCACCAGATATGCTATTTAATGCTTTAAAAGGTTTAAATGCAAATATAGAAAACACAATTTTCATTGGCGACAGTGAAGTTGATATCCAAACTGGAAAAAATGCTGGTATGGATGTAATTGCTGTAGCATGGGGCTTTAGAGATAAAGATGAATTAATTGATCATGAACCAAATTATTTAATTGATGAAGTAAATGATATATTACTTTTATTAGAGGGGATAGATAAATAA